The following are from one region of the Synechococcus sp. CBW1108 genome:
- a CDS encoding IS5 family transposase: MYVFQHAGQLSIEEFYTPFGGKLDANNRWVLLRNLIPWMPLEGQYAPQFSAKTGAPAKPFQMAFGALYIQQRLGVTDRETVQLITESPYLQFFIGLSAYQAMPPFDPSMMVHFRKRIGPDLFKICNDMTKANGIAMIKEMLVSAEEDDSEQEEEQQLAAIDEALGVKPATLDPECNWGTLILDATCVPDDIPYPVDLRLLNEAREATEKIIDELFKQLQGKINRKPRCNRDKARNRFLAIIKKKRPKCAEIREVKRFQLNEIRRNLRAIDQMIHCGAMLLELGTQLYRKLLITSELYRQQQEMYDADSRRIDDRIVNLSKPHVRPIVRGKAGRRTEFGAKISISDDNGFVDVDRISWDNYNEANDLITRAKQYKEERGYYPARICADSIYMTLGNKKFCAENNIRLSGRPRKKQVEAEVQTAEQQELFKSDLRKRSVIEGRIGTSKRKYGLDRIMTKLIETSRTVITMAFFVMNAEKVLRLLRLLFSILVSVYILMLYLLASWRRPALLWAA, from the coding sequence ATGTACGTTTTTCAGCACGCAGGTCAGCTATCGATCGAGGAGTTTTACACGCCCTTCGGCGGCAAGCTGGATGCCAATAATCGCTGGGTTCTGCTTCGTAACCTGATTCCATGGATGCCGCTGGAAGGCCAGTATGCACCCCAATTCAGTGCCAAGACAGGAGCACCGGCCAAGCCGTTTCAGATGGCGTTCGGTGCGCTGTACATCCAGCAACGCCTGGGAGTGACAGACCGCGAAACGGTTCAGCTGATCACGGAATCACCGTATCTACAATTTTTCATTGGCTTGAGTGCGTACCAGGCAATGCCACCGTTTGATCCATCGATGATGGTGCATTTTCGTAAGCGCATTGGCCCTGATCTGTTCAAGATCTGCAATGACATGACCAAGGCCAATGGCATTGCGATGATTAAAGAGATGCTGGTTTCGGCGGAGGAGGATGATAGCGAACAAGAAGAGGAGCAACAGCTTGCTGCCATCGACGAAGCGCTAGGGGTGAAGCCTGCAACGTTGGATCCTGAATGTAACTGGGGTACTCTGATTCTCGATGCAACCTGCGTGCCTGATGACATTCCCTACCCAGTAGATCTGAGGTTGCTGAACGAAGCGAGAGAGGCGACTGAGAAGATCATCGACGAACTGTTCAAGCAGTTGCAGGGAAAGATCAATCGTAAACCCCGCTGCAACCGGGATAAAGCTCGGAATCGGTTTCTGGCCATCATCAAGAAGAAAAGGCCCAAATGCGCAGAGATCCGGGAGGTCAAGCGCTTTCAGCTCAACGAGATCCGGAGAAACCTCAGAGCAATTGATCAGATGATCCATTGCGGTGCCATGCTTTTGGAGCTTGGAACCCAGCTCTACCGCAAGCTGCTGATCACCAGTGAACTGTACCGGCAGCAGCAGGAGATGTATGACGCTGATAGCCGGCGCATCGACGATCGGATTGTCAATTTGTCAAAACCACACGTGCGGCCGATCGTGAGGGGCAAGGCAGGAAGGCGAACAGAGTTCGGTGCGAAGATCTCAATATCAGATGATAATGGTTTTGTAGATGTGGATCGAATCAGCTGGGACAACTACAATGAAGCCAACGACCTGATCACACGTGCCAAGCAATACAAGGAAGAGCGAGGGTACTATCCAGCACGAATCTGTGCCGATTCAATCTATATGACATTAGGCAACAAGAAGTTCTGCGCAGAAAATAACATCAGGCTCAGTGGCCGTCCACGCAAGAAGCAGGTAGAGGCCGAGGTGCAGACAGCAGAGCAACAAGAGCTTTTTAAATCAGACTTGAGAAAGCGTTCCGTGATCGAAGGAAGAATCGGAACGAGCAAACGGAAATATGGACTGGATCGGATCATGACCAAGCTGATTGAAACATCAAGAACGGTGATCACGATGGCGTTCTTTGTGATGAATGCCGAGAAGGTTCTCAGGCTACTGCGCCTCTTATTCTCTATTCTTGTCTCTGTGTACATCCTGATGCTCTATTTGCTCGCCTCCTGGCGCCGTCCAGCGCTTCTGTGGGCTGCTTAG
- a CDS encoding DUF1995 family protein, producing the protein MLPADLRSAEAEALGAIQAALESGQRGLWTVELRFEGLRLLPLALRLHRALTTVLPGARLLCADAGATALARRDAPDLAASIASLRDQMRLQQADGGSEGVLVLVGPAPSDYDQVEQVCALHRGSVVLLNASLEDGAVGIGSVARERRKGLLNELQTAYALIPTADGALRRAFPDQWQLYRSDPDGYRAVASFEQKPDLEEQALALAGEAGLGLGANLRVIDAFIEGLRN; encoded by the coding sequence ATGCTTCCCGCCGATCTGCGCAGTGCCGAAGCTGAAGCCCTCGGGGCCATCCAGGCTGCCCTGGAGTCAGGCCAAAGGGGGCTATGGACCGTGGAACTACGGTTTGAGGGGTTGCGGCTGCTCCCGCTGGCCCTGAGGCTGCATAGGGCACTCACAACCGTGCTGCCTGGCGCAAGGCTGCTCTGCGCCGATGCCGGTGCCACGGCCCTGGCCAGGCGCGACGCTCCGGACCTTGCCGCCAGCATTGCCAGCCTCAGAGACCAGATGCGCCTGCAACAGGCCGATGGCGGCAGTGAGGGCGTGCTGGTGCTGGTAGGGCCAGCCCCCTCCGACTACGACCAGGTGGAGCAGGTCTGCGCCCTCCACCGGGGAAGCGTCGTATTGCTGAATGCCAGCCTCGAAGATGGGGCTGTCGGCATCGGCAGCGTTGCCAGGGAGCGCCGTAAGGGCTTGTTGAACGAGCTGCAAACGGCCTACGCCCTTATCCCTACAGCCGATGGCGCCCTGCGCCGTGCCTTCCCCGACCAATGGCAGCTCTACCGCTCGGATCCAGATGGCTATCGCGCGGTGGCCAGCTTTGAGCAGAAACCCGACCTGGAAGAACAGGCCCTGGCCCTGGCAGGGGAGGCCGGCCTGGGCCTGGGCGCCAACCTCAGGGTGATCGACGCCTTCATTGAAGGGCTTCGTAACTAG